The following DNA comes from Nicotiana sylvestris chromosome 10, ASM39365v2, whole genome shotgun sequence.
GGCCAGTCCCCGACGTGCTTCCCATTTGCCTTTATTCCCTTAATGAATTAAATCGGTATCCGGAGCCTCAAAACCATGGGGGTCCCCATAGCGGCGGCATGGGAAGTAAAATATGCAAAATCCTTTAGCCAAATTTCCATCTTTGACTTCCCGACTAATACTTAGAAgatccagaaacttgtgaggggTTCCAGCTCTTGGTGCCACTAGGTATCGGCTCCTGAGATTTCCGTTAAAGCcagcatagcctgctatctcctCAAGTGTAGGGGTTAAttaaaaatcagagaaatggaaaatattgtgcgccgggtcccaaaatggtattaaagcttcaattatgtccaaccttgATTTAATCTTCAAGAGACCAATGATCCAGCCTAAAGCTTTTATTGCAACACCTCTACTGATTTCccccagatcattccaccacatatggagtcCTATCGGGATTTCTTCTACAACTTtgaaaggttcattttcaatAGTGCTCAACTtgcacatttatttaaagtgACCGGTTAAAAAAACCATGATTTATTTTGACCCAAAAGgaagattattatttttttgcaAAATTTCAACTCAAACAACTTGCTCAAAACGAAACACCTTTGCGAATATGGCCCTTTAGCACTTCAGGAAGGAAGATTTTAGGGCTATGTTCGCTAATTGGCCAGAAATTTGAAAAAGGACCATAGGTGGCTATTcatgcaaaaacagccttcccgCGCCCTGTCGGGACATTTCTGGCTATTTAGACAAAAACGGCATCGCCTAACTTTATTTGTGACAAAAATGGCAATATTTCACGTTTTTGGTTATTATTGTTTTTTGCAAAAGCAGGGCTGGACCGGATGAGGGtcgcctacgtatcccacatccggtgagaataaaacccgcgtagttcggttagTTTTGACgccaaagaaaaatataaacactttgaaataacttttccctttttttctttttgtttttcaaaaattccgGCAGAGCTTCGAGATATTTTGGACACCAGATTTTTTCAAAGGCGGGTAATTTCCTCTCATCTACCtcaatttgatttttctcaatttttcttacttattctagaagtcggtcaacatgcaatacGAATCAAATGAATGTATAATTAGcacgtagaatgcatcaggatggttttttATTTCGGGTACACTTGTTCTAGATGGACCTAACCcccgtgttgagtccccaaagtcaaatgcacgtgatgcaaacaagcgttcctactagggatccatcttgaggctatgttattctaagttAATAACCTGggtgtatttgttctagacctggcttactcgagcggacagctcgagccgagggggtaCAGCATACTgggttctaaaattgggatatgactctaatagaaaagaagtcacacgaagttcacacttcccagatgatttagaagattcagagagaagagggtttcgtaacagtttatatacagttcaaacaatatcaaagaggtaaaaaacgtcatttagcacattaggctcaaacatataaaaatcagataataaataaagccaactataatagttattctaagctcgaattcttgaaccctgaaccagaagttccgGGTTCTtggtccccagtagagtcgcccaagctgtcacacctcccttttccaCCCAAaaggggtataggggagtttttccaattaaagtgacaaaatcgaaacgagattatttattcaaattcagagtcgccacttgggataatttatggtgtcccaagtcaccagtttaaaatcccgaatcgaggaagtttgactcttatttatggtctgcaaaCACAgtaatccgggtaagaaattctgtaaacccgggaaaaggtgttaggcattcccgagttccatggttttagctcagtcgctcaactgttattaatGGCCTAatttatctgattaattacacattttaaatcTACGTGCATTTTTcactttctaaccgcttttagTGTTTATGGATTTATTCACGATCGTCGTACACTTATTTGTTTTAGAGCACATcataaaccacgctacatgaaatgcacccgtggttcgtGACAtgcttattttattaaaaaattgttagaaattgtggtcgggtcacataaaatgtacAGCCGGATTTGAAAATTACGTATAACAACTACGTCACGGAAACCGTACCCATAACTATGAAGATTTattatagcgcgcctaaagcaaactaacGAATGTTCAGGGTTGTGTAGTTCTTAATGCGGTGATTGTGGGCAAGAAGGAGCCCGAGATTATGGAGTACTTTTACTAAATTTCAAGCTCATTCCTTTTTAAGCTTTTAAATTCATACATTTGACCAAGCCCAATTCTAAAACATGCATACCAATTAACCACTAATGGGCTTTGATCATACCACAATTCTCACTGCCCAACCATCACTTAACTCTACTCTAGCAAAGCAACCGTCCAAGTACACAAAGCATGGAGAATTAACTAATCAAGCCAACAAAATAGCCAGAATACATGAAGCAAACAAATGACGAAAGAAAGTAACTATTAAATAAGGTAAGGCGAAGAAAGTGAATTAAAACATGATGAGACCCACTTTAAGATTTTCTCTAAACCCATTCCTGTTATTTTATTTCTCAACCCCAAAGACCATGCTACAAGGAAAGGGGAGGAATGTGATTCATCACCAAATTTCGAACTACTTTCAACTAAAATAGAGCAAtaacatgacataacacttcacaAACATAAGAGCCCTTGCAATCCCTTAACTGTAACAAGAGTCATGAAGGAACACAAATATCAATAGCAACAAACTAGAATAAAATTGTGAACTAAAAGATCCAATAGCTACCATTAAGTCAATTCGATCATACTAACTATACATAAatgctaaggaaacaaataaGAGAGTTGATTTAGTGATTGAACATAGAGCTTCTTTTCCTAAGAGTACACAAAACTTGGACCTCAGAATAGATCCATCAACTTTCCCCACATGAATCATTACCAACACAATAATCAATATCCAATTCGATGAGCAGACAAGGACGAGCTATTTATACATTGTCTTCAACGAACTAAATTCTCACGCAAATCCAGTACATAAAATAAACTATTAAGCATTTGTTATTGAACAACCAACTAACCATTGAATAAAACAGCAAGCTTATCATTTTTAAGTAAGagctaaaaaagaaaagaaagaaaaagagtttaATAGCTTAAAAGAACATGAATGTTGAAATTTAACATGAGCAACTCCATTAATTTCAGCGTGAATATATCTTCCATACAAGCATGTTCACGTTCCATTTGCCATTCATGATTCAAAAAGTACCTGGATACAACATGTAAACAGAATGAGAAAGGGTATCTCTAAGATCAGTAAAAGATAGCAGAAAACAGTTGAATCAGTAGCAAAATGTCAGCTCATATCTCAGCTCATGAACCCAGAAATTCAAAGAAAACCCCTTCCAAACTTTTGTAAATAGAAAGGAAATCAGAAAATTGGAAGCTGGATTTTTCAGAAGATTTTCAGGTCTCTTCTTCTTGTCCCCTCAATGAATGAGAAGGATTTTTTTATAGGCAATTCTAGGGAAGCCCTATCCTGATTTTAATTCACTATTTACCCTTCACACTTTGATATTTTACCTCCTAGACCCTAAAAATAACCGAGCTGTCTTTATTTTTTTGCATGCAAACCTCACCTTATCCTGACACCCCTGTATTTACTTCCCAAACTAGTACCAAACTGCGCCATCTGACCCAAAACTCAAGCCCAAACCAATGGGCTTTCTACTTCCCAAGCCAGTAACACACATGATTTCAAACcagtgggctataacacacattATTTCAAATGAAGATCAAATGACAAACATGTAAATTTTAAATGCCAAAATGATTGAACTAGATATGATGCTAAAGAACTATAAGTTCAGCTCATTAATTAATGAAACAGAAAAGCCTAATTAGAACAAAAATTAAATGAAAATGCACAACGgaagaaaacaaaattttaacagTGGTTAAAAGAAcactattttttaaattattttatgaaaACACAATGTTAGAACAAACACAATCAACAAGACAAGATAGAAGGGATAAGAGAATACCCAAGAAAAAGGATGGACTGAAGTAAAACTCTGAAGACTTGGAGTGAACAACAACCATCGTCAATTGATTGTTCTTTTCAAGAAAACTCCATTGACGTAAGTTCTAGGTCACAATGACTAGCTATGAGCAAAGGAATCAGAAAGGGGGGAAAACAAATTAGGTTTATTTTGCTGGACTTTTAGATCCGAAATTAGAAGGATTTGGTGGGGATTTAGGGGAAACTAGTggtggatttggaaagaggggggaATGGTGATTACATGGTGACAATTAGGGCGAGTTTGGAACGCCACCGCCGCCGTGAGACGATTTCCGGCGGGCAGCGGCTGGTGGTGAGGGAATAGAGATTGAGGATGGCTAGGGTTTGCAACTTTGGAGAGATGGAGGGGAAATGGGGAGGGGTCTCTAGGTTTAGGGGTATGGTTAGGACAATTATATGTAAAGGGGTAGGCTAGTTCCAGTCCGTTAGATCAAGGGTGATCAATGGCtgggattgattgttactgaaacgacgccgttttggttAATTTATGGGTGCTGGACTGGGCAGGTGTTGGGCTGGTTGATTATTGGGGGAAATTTTGGGCTTTGAAACAGGTTTGGCCTAATTCGAGTCCAAACAtgccttctttcttttctcttccttgaATTGATTTAAttcttttaatttcattttttttaaatattaatgaacttaattaaacctaaattaaatcctatacAAGACCTAATAATAAAATTGACTTAATTATCTAATTCTAACACTAAAATAATTAATTGATTTAGAACTAATGCAAGAAATGTACTAATTTATAAAACTGAAGCTAAAATGTGGAATAATCTATATTTTATACTTTTGTTTATTAATGCAATTAATTAACaactaaattaaaaatgcaaCTATGAACCCTAGAATGCATGAGACTTAAATGTATATTTTTCGGGTATTTTCTATGCTTTTAATACATACAAAAAATGcaacagaaatgcaaacaattaaacaaatattcctaaaattttataaaaaaattaaaatgaactACAAAAATCTATTGTGTGATTTTGTAGGAGCATTTTGATCgggaaaaaatcatgtgctcacgcGAGGTAGAGGCATTAATGGTGGaggtcagaccgctagaggtggaggccaacaaGACAGGGCCCGTCCTcgagatgtagtttagagtggtggacCCAAGCCCCGATGCTATGCTATTCCAGCCAGACTtgaggctgagtcatctgacGCGGTTATCATAGGTACCTGTttcagtttgtagtagagatgcctcagttctatttgatccgggttttacttattcatatgtgtcatcctattttgctccCTATTTGGCTGtgtctcgtgattctttgagttctacAGTGTATGTGTCCAAACCTGTGGGAGATTTTAGTATTGTAGATCATGTTTATCATTCATGTGTGTTTGtcattggaggtcttgagaccaGCGCAGATCTTTTGCTTCTCGATATGGTTTATTTTTACGttatattgggtatggattggctataaccttaccatgctatattggactgtcacgccaagacagtgaccttagccttgccaggtttgcctcgattagagtggagggggactcctggtcatttctccagtagggttatctcttatatgaaggatcagtatatggtcgagaaggggtgtttagcttatttggcttatgttcatgattctagtcaAGAGATTCCTTCCATGGATTATGTAccagttgtttttgagttttcaGAGGTATTTCTTGCAGActtgccggggatgccacctgacagggatattgacttttgtattgatttggctccgggcactcaacccatttctattccgccatactgtatggccccaccagagttgatggaattgaaggatcagttgcaagatttgccttataagggctttattagacctagcatctcgccctggggtgcaatggtgttgtttgtaaagaagaaggatagatcgatgaggatgtgcatagattatcggcagttcaacaaggtcaccatcaagaacaagtatccatttccgaggattgatgacttatttgatcagctttagggtgccaaagtattttcgaagattgatttgagatctggctaccatcaactgaggattagggcatccaatgtcgcTAAGACAACTTTTTGggctcggtatgggcattatgagtttttagtgatgttatttgggctgagaaatgcccaacatcgttcatgcatttgatgaaccaagtgttcaagccttatctggattcctttgtgattgtcttcattgatgatagtTTGATATACTCCCATAGTCGAGGGGAGCATGAGTAGCATATTTGGTTGAGTTTTGTTgatttcttgggtcatgttgtatcggcagagggtattcaggtggatctaaagaagattgaggcagtcaagaactggccaaGATGCacgtcagctacagagatctgtagTTTCTTAGGATCGGaaggctattaccgtcggtttgtagagggattttcatctatagcagccccgatgaccgggttgacctagaagggtgccccgttcacaTGGTCACACAAGTGTGAGGCAAGTTttaagaagctcaagactgctttgactgcGGTGCTAATGTTAGTGTTGCCCACATGTTCAGGACCTTATACCATATATTctaatgcatctcgtattggacttggtgcagtattgatgtagggtggcaaggttattgcatatgcttcgcgatagctgaagattcatgagaagaataaCCTAGTTCATGACTTAGatttggcagccattgttcacacgttgaaggtttggaggcactatctatatggcgtgtcatgtgaggtgttcacggatcataagagtttgcagtatttttTCAAACAAAAAGAGCACAATTTGAgatagaggaggtggttggagctattaaaagattatgatatcaccatcttgtatcatcccgagAAGGCCAGTGTGGTGGCtgatactttgagtaggaagtcaaccagtatggacaaccttgcttatattccagtcggtgagagaccacttgcattagatgttcaggctttggccaatcagtttgtgaggttggatatttctgagcctagtcgtgtttTGGATTGCATAGTCGCTCGATCTTCTTTCTTTGAgcgtatcagggagcgacagtatgatgatcctcattcgATTGTCTTTAGGGACATAGTGCGGTACGGAGATGCCAAGCATGTTATAGTGGGAGATGATGGAGttatgaggatgtagggtcgtgtttgtgtgcatAATGcggatgggcttcgtgagttgattctagagaaggcccatagtttcCGGTATTTTATTAATCCGGGTGCCTCCAAGATGTATCAGAACTTGCGAAaacattattagtggaggaggatgaagaaggatatagttgcacatgtagctcggtgtttgaattgtcagcaagtaaagtacaagcatcagaggcctggtggtttgttttagaggattgagattcccgagtggaagtgggaacgtatcactatggattttattgttggactcccacggactcagaggaagattgatgcagtttgggtcattgtgaacagattgaccaagtcagcgcatttcattccagtgGCATTTTCCTATTTTTCAGAGCGGCTGGTAGAGATTTGTCTTCACAGTGTGCCAGTGtatatcatttctgatcgaggtacgcagttcacctcgcatTTATGGAGGGCAATACAGTGTGAGTTGGGTACATATGTCGAACTGAGCATatatttcacccttagacggacagTTAGTCTGAGCATACTAATGTGCcagagaatttcggcacatttcaaTGCAAATTGCTTAGGTTTTAGCTTGTTTTGaatgcaattatagcctatacTTATGTATTTTTAGTGTGTTTGCAGTACATGAGGTTTAAGGACCCAAGAGCATGGAAATAAAAGCAAAAAGCCAcgaaaagacaagaaaagagcaaaatgcagCACAAATGTGGAAATGGGGTGAAAGATGCGATCACAAATCCTACATAAGAGCCGCATAATGTGCAAAGGATCGCAAACCAAAACAAAATGTTGGCCAAAATCCAGTGCAAGAAATGCGGACCAGAATGTGATCGCATAACaggtttgcggaccgcataatggaccgccaACTCATGGAGAGAAATGTTGATGGTGGAAAATGCGACGCAGAATGCAATCGCATATCTGGAATGCAGACTGCAAATCCACAATGCGATGACGGCCTGGAAAGTAGGGTTCTGAAGTGCGATGGGCATAAAGAGAATGCGGACTGCATGTCTGTTATGCGACGGAAATGCGGTAGCATATTTGACATGaaaggggcatttttgtccgtttTCTGTCCCGAATTTTGGccctctataaatagatttattgtgATTTTGTGGGAGCATCTTGTCAGATTTTGGGAGCTATTGTCCAAGGCCTTattattcctctcttttggaagattttgaaggaagaatcttgcactttgtaagctttaggGTATTCAATATTTTCATCCTTTTGTATTGTAGTATGTGTAGCTAATtctaaatactaaggttgtggaccctaaatgggtgttatgttaatgggtgtttaacattgaagatatatataatggttggttgatatttattgacttctcattcttcatttattgttgatggttgcaaacattaacaaatGCCACTAAATTCTTgctttgcttgggaaagtgggttagaatttggtagaagtaaatatcaaagactcaaggctttacaCCTTATTTAATGGAATCTCTTAGGAATaagtgtgttttatttggcatatattgattgtttttaattgcaactcttttatattttgaaaaatcataaagaggaaatactacccaactattgaaaAATACTGGGTAGTCATTTAGACATTATTTTCATATCAAAAGGACTTTCCATTAagaatatatcatattaacaccgatagcattacacttcAGTAAAGGGGGCACAACCTTGGTTTTGtctaatcaaattatttacattctcaacatTACAATTAGTCATTACTACAAACCAAAATCATTCCATACTCTTGTTACCATTAACTAAATAGAATGACGACTTTAGTTAAGTAACACACTAtttgagtaaccttttcacacctattccctgtgggcTTCGAcaccaaccttgttgggttattatatttgacaccgaccgtcgtacactatttattaaagtgtaatttgagcatatcaaattttggcgccgttgccagggaaaacggttttgaaattactaattagtgtgtgctttGCTTTACGTCTTATTCTATTCCATCACGCTTTGCTTGTTTTGCTTGCTGTTGATAGGAAatcatggccgaatatgaagaagaaatggaGGCGGAAATAGAAGAAAATCATTTTGTGGACATAGAGgagtacattgaggatacaaatgctattgtacctccAGTCGTTAGCGCTGAAACTTTCAAGgtggaacatggtttaatcctTATGCTCAAAGTAGAGGGGTTTTTCAAGAATTCTACTGATGATGATCCAACACAACATCTTAGAAACTTCTTGGGCATATGTGCGATGCACAAGCAAAACAACTTTACTGATGATGCCCTATGGTTGAGGTGCTTCAAGTACTCACTAGCTGGAGACGCGAGGAATGACTTCAGAATTTGCCACCAAACTCTATTCATTCTTGGCCCGAACTTGTCCGAGTATTCTTAGCTAAATGGTTCCCGCAAAAGTAAGAAATCTAAGATCCGGGATAAAAtattctttttcaagcaagtaccgGGAGAACATATACATGAGGCGTGGGATCAGTTCAAAGTATATTTGGTTCGGTCTCCCAATCATGGTTTTCCGGATTGTATCTTGTTGGAAAAATTCTACATGGACTTAGATCCGATGAACCAATCTATAGCCAAGAATGCAGCTGATGGATCTTTTATGGACAAGACATTCACAAGGGTCACACAGATCCTTGACAAAATGGCACAACATAATCAAGCTTGGCACTCTGAAGATACCACAGGTGGAATTTCATATGGTTCTCCTTCCTTGACCAACATAATTAAGTAGAATCAAGAGAGAGATCAAGTAATCGCAGGGCTTGCCACAAACGTTAATGTGTTGACAAAAATGTTCCCGGAAAGTCAAATAAAAGAGGTGAATGTGGTGGAGGATGTGCAAGCTATATCAaatgaagattttgaggaagcaaGCTACATCAACAGTCCTCAAGGAGGGTATCAAAGACAACAATACCAAGGtcaaggacaacaaaatcaatggaggtCAAACCCGCAAGGGCAAGGAAACCAACAATGACGAAATGACCAAGATGgctcaaatcaaggaaattggaacaataacaacTTCTCAAACCGGAGTTCAAACCCTTACATTTCTCCAAAAGGTCAATATTCAAATTAAGGTTCCTCAAGTGAGTCTAAGTTGGAAGGTATGCTTGAACgggtattgcaaaatcaagaaAAGTTTGACACTACTATGAGGAACATGGCCGAGCTTGTTGGCTCTCACACTACATCCATTCAAAattggagatgcaaatgagagaccTCTCTAGGGAACAAAATCTAAAGCAAAAGGGAACACTCCCTAGTGATACAAATGCGAACCCAAGGGGTAGTGGGAGTGGCCCAACTTCTCATGTCATGGCAATTACTACTCGGAGTGGGAAGGTACTACAAGGAGAGGGTGAACAAGTGGTTGAAGTAGAAGAGTCCGAACAAAGGGTTGAGGTTGAAGAGCCAAGTGTTGTCGAATTTGAGAAAATGCAGGAAGCTTTGCAAGTACAACAAGAGAACCGAGAAgaggtaaaggaaaaggtaaaagagacattaaaaactcctccgcctattcctagacctcctcctccATTCCCTCAAAGACTCGCCAGGaaggttgatgatagcaaactcgaaaagttctacaacattctcaagcaattatcggtgaatattccatttggggaagcatttcaagagatgtcgggttttgctaagtatttgaaagatttgatcaCCAAGAAGAAAACCACTAAAAATGAAGTGGTAAATGTGACTCACCGGGTTACTTCCATCATTGCAACATCCAccgttcaaaagaaagaagacccgggagctttcaccattccttgtacCATCGGGGCACATGATTTTGCAAGAGCCCTTTGTAATAATGGAGCTAGCATCAACTTGATGCCTCTTGCCATTTACAAGAAAGAAGGATTAGGTATGCCAAGGCCCACaagtatgagattgcaaatgggcGATCATTCCATCAAACGACCGGTGGGAAttgttgatgatgttcttgtgaaGGTGGGAAAATTTCATTTACCTGCCGACTTCGTAATCCTTGATTGTGTGGTTGACAAAAAGATCCCTATCATCTTGGGGAGACCATTCCTTGCCACTGGAAGAGCACTAATGGTTTCAGAATGGAATGAGATCAAATTCCATGTGAATGATGAAGAGGTTATATTCCAAGCAAGCAAGGGTATGAAACTACCGCATGAGTGTGAAAGCATCTCGGTGATCGATATTGTTGATGAAGTAGAGGATGCAGTtgaaatgaaaatggaagaaCAATGCCTCGGCGAGGCATTGACGGCTATTTTGGTGAACTTTGATGGTGAAGATATGGAGGGGTACATGGAATCGGTAAATGCATTGGAGGGGCTTGGGTCCTACACTTATGCTCCGGCAAAGCTCTCTCTCAACTTGGAGAATAGAGCCACTCCTCCCACAAAGCCTTCTATTATTGAACCACCACAACTAGAGATCAAACCACTTCCACCACACTtgaggtatgaatttcttggctcAAATGATACTTTACCGGTAATTGTTTCTTCTCTGTTGAATGATTTGCAGGTAGAACAATTGTTGGAAGTCTTGAAGGAGTATAGGCAAGCCATTGGATAGACAATTGCGGACATCCGAGGGATTCTCGTGGGAATTTGCAAACACAAAATCCAATTGGAAAGCGAGAGGaaaccaagtgtggaacatcaacGACGGTTGAACCCGTcaatgcaagaggtggtaaagaaacaaatcatcaaatggttggatgtcggggtagtCTACCTTATTGCCGATAGTTCTTGGGTGAGcccggtacaatgtgtgccaaaaaagggaggcatgaccgtaattgaaaatgagaaaaatgagctcatcccaacAAGAACGGTGACCGGTTGGAGGGTGTGTATGGATTATCGGAAGCTCAACAATGCTACATGTAAAAaccatttccctatgccttttattgatcaaatgcttgatcggctagcgggaaggtcattctattgtttccttgatggaTATTCCGGCTACAACCAAATTAACATAGCATTGGAGGATCAAGAGAAGGCGACATTCACTTTCCCCTATGGAACTTTTGCCTTTAGCCGGATGTCGTTTGGTTTATGCAACGCTCCGACTACTTTTCAAAGATACATGATGTCCATTTTCTCCGACATAATGGAGGATTTTCTAgaagttttcatggatgacttcttggTAGTAGGTGACTCTTTTGAGCATTGTCTTAACAATCTTAGACAAGTGCTTAAGAGATGTGAGGAGACCAACcttgtgcttaattgggagaatgccatttcatggtggatgaaggcattgtgttggggcataaaatttcaaaacatggcatAGAGGTTCACCGGGCTAAGATTGAGATTATTTACAAGCTTCCTCCACCTATTTCCGTTAAAGGTGTTTGAAGTTTCTTAGGGCATGCCAGATTCTATaggcgtttcatcaaggatttttctaagattgcaaatcctatgtgcaaactccttgagaaagatgCCAAATTTATGTTTGATGAGAAATGCCTCAAAGCCTTTGAGGAATTGAGGCAAAGGCTCACAACgacacctattattgtcacatccgattggtctcttcctttcgagctcatgtgtgacgccagtGGTATCGCTATTGGAGTAATGCTTGGCCAACGTCACAACAAGGTTCTCCACCCggtctattatgcaagcaaaacaCTCAATGGAGTACAAATG
Coding sequences within:
- the LOC104243792 gene encoding uncharacterized protein — encoded protein: MKILRKQATSTVLKEGIKDNNTKVKDNKINGGQTRKGKETNNDEMTKMAQIKEIGTITTSQTGVQTLTFLQKVNIQIKVPQVSLSWKMQMRDLSREQNLKQKGTLPSDTNANPRGSGSGPTSHVMAITTRSGKVLQGEGEQVVEVEESEQRVEVEEPSVVEFEKMQEALQVQQENREEVKEKVKETLKTPPPIPRPPPPFPQRLARKVDDSKLEKFYNILKQLSVNIPFGEAFQEMSGFAKYLKDLITKKKTTKNEVVNVTHRVTSIIATSTVQKKEDPGAFTIPCTIGAHDFARALCNNGASINLMPLAIYKKEGLGMPRPTSMRLQMGDHSIKRPVGIVDDVLVKVGKFHLPADFVILDCVVDKKIPIILGRPFLATGRALMVSEWNEIKFHVNDEEVIFQASKGMKLPHECESISVIDIVDEVEDAVEMKMEEQCLGEALTAILVNFDGEDMEGYMESVNALEGLGSYTYAPAKLSLNLENRATPPTKPSIIEPPQLEIKPLPPHLRYEFLGSNDTLPVIVSSLLNDLQVEQLLEVLKEYRQAIG